The genomic window CGGGTCTCGCCGAGGGGCTGCAGGATCGGGTCGTAGCCGAAGCCGCCCTCGCCCGCCGGGGCCGTGCGCAGGGTGCCCAGCAGGCGGCCCTCCACCACGCGTTCGGTGCCGTCCGGCAGGGCCAGCGCCGCCGCGCAGGCGAAGTGGGCGCCGCGGTGCGGGTCGGCGATGTCGGAGAGCTGGGCGAGCAGCAGCTCCAGGTTGGCGCGGTCGTCGCCGTGCTTGCCGGCCCAGCGGGCGGAGAAGATGCCGGGCGCACCCCCGAGGACGTCCACGCACAGGCCGGAGTCGTCGGCGACGGCGGGCAGGCCGGTGGCCCGGGCCAGCGCGTGGGCCTTGAGGAGGGCGTTCTCGGCGAAGGTCACGCCGGTCTCGCGGACGTCGGGGATCTCGGGGTAGGCGTCGGCGCCGACCAAGTCGACGTCGAGGCCCGCGGCGCCGAGGATCGCGCGCAGTTCGATGACCTTGTGCTGGTTGCGGGTGGCGAGGACGAGGCGTCGGGGAGTGCTCATGACCCCCGAGTATCCCCCGTCCCGCCCCAGTCGCCGCCCAACGGCC from Kitasatospora sp. NBC_01250 includes these protein-coding regions:
- the rdgB gene encoding RdgB/HAM1 family non-canonical purine NTP pyrophosphatase, which codes for MSTPRRLVLATRNQHKVIELRAILGAAGLDVDLVGADAYPEIPDVRETGVTFAENALLKAHALARATGLPAVADDSGLCVDVLGGAPGIFSARWAGKHGDDRANLELLLAQLSDIADPHRGAHFACAAALALPDGTERVVEGRLLGTLRTAPAGEGGFGYDPILQPLGETRTCAELTAAEKNAISHRGQAFRELAPVVGELLG